The DNA sequence CCGCCGGTGATCGTCCCCTCTGCTGTGCAGCGGTCGGTGGTGTGGGTGACGCGCATCGCCGGCTACCCGGCCCGCGTGACCGCGCAGCAGGTCAATACCGTCGCCGACCGGCTGCGCAGTGTGCAGCGCCGCATCGGCGGAGCGGCCACGGCCGTGGACGAGACGTTGACGGCCGGCCGGGACGCGAGCCTGACGACGGCCCAAACGATCGCCGAGCGCGACGATGCCACCGGCACGGCATCCGCGCTGCGCACGGTACGCACGGCCGCCGGCGGCCTCACCGAAGACGAACTACCGATCAGCGACTACGACGACCTGACCGTCGGCCAGGTCGGTGACGCCGCGGCGCGGTTGACCCGGCCGGAAGATATCGCGGCAATACTGCGCTACGAACAGAACCACAAGGACCGCACCGGGGCCGTCGACGCGTTGAAGGCCCGTCTCGATGCGGTCAGCGGTTCGTCGCAGTAACACGTAGAAAAAGACCGGCCGGCCGCGGGGGCCGGCCGGGTTCCTTCGCGGCGCCCGGGGCGCCGGCGGCGATGGCGGCTCGCCATTCCTTGACGTGCGAGTCGTAGAGCCGTTCCCGGCGTAGCACCGCACCCCTCGAGCTGGCCGCAGCCGCGTCGTTTTCGGCAACGATCTGCCGTTTGAACTCGGTGGTGAACGATCGGCGTTTCGCGCGACCGGGCCGCGGCGCCTCGGCGTCTGTCGCCGGAGCGACGACTTGGGGGCCGGTGGCCTCGGGTGCCGTCGTGGCCTCGGACTGCGCGTTGATCGGGGTGTTCATGCCAGGAACCGCTGTCATCGCACCAGCCTCAATTCGCGCTGACCGGGTGTCTCACCTCAGTCTGGCGGATAGGGTATCGCCACTACGATCCCAGGGGGAGGCAAGTGCGGGCTGGTGTGTTTCGCGGCGGCGCGAACGGGGAATAGTCACCACGCTGGGTGTCCCGCACTGCGCAGTGCACGCGCTGCAGACTCGACTGTGACCGGCCCGGGAGGAGTGGATGATCGTGGCTCGAATGTTCCGCGGCCGATCGGTGGCTGCTGGTGGTTGCGGCAGCGTTGACGTCGGCAGGGGTCCTGGCCGCGTGCAACACCGAAGCGCAACCCGCCCCGGACAGCGCCACGTACTCGATGCCGGCGGTGTTCACCGGCAACCCGGTCCCGCCATCGATCAACGCCGAGATACCCGAGGAGATCGATTCCGCGGTACCCGTGAACGGGGCGACGGTCCCGCTGACCGACCGCCTCGATACGCCTCTCGGCGTTGCCCAGCTCAAAGACCTGTCCGGCGACGTTTCCGTCGAGATTCACATTTCGGGCGGCCACCTCGACCCGGGCCTGTACAAGGTCGGGTTCACCGAGTATGGCCGGTGCGATGCGGCAGGTGGTTTCCGCTCTGCCGGCGCTGTTCGCAGCCTCCTCGGAGGAGCGACTCCGCTTGACTTGACGTTGCCGGTGTCCAGCGCTGGTGTCGGAGCCCTGGAGTCCTTGATCCCGAATACCAATGTGGCAGCCCTGACCGGACAGGGCGGCAGCGCCATCGTCCTCACATCGGCGTCAGGCGAGCGAGTCGCCTGCGGCGTGGTCGACACCTCCTGAACTCCACAAGCGGTGTGCGCCGCGCGCACCCGACCGGCCGATCGGCCGCCGGCGGGACGCGGATTCCCTTCCGAGAAAGACCAAGGCCCAGGCCGATACGAAGGCGTCGGCGGCATTCACCCGTCCTGCCGTGGGGTGCCGGGGAAGCATCAGCTGGCTTACTGCGACGGGCGTCCCCGTCCGCCGACGGTGAGGGGCACGGACGTCGGCAGACGGGCAGGCAGGCGAATACCCTCAAGTCGTGTTGTCGAGAATCAGTCGGGTCGCGTCATCCGGTGCGTCCCACTGCGGGAAGTGACCGCACCTGTCGAACCAGTGCAGCACCGCGTCGGGGAAGAGCTCCGCGGCACGTGCGGCCTGCCTCGGCACGGTCACCAGGTCGCGACGACCCCAGCCGATCGTGATTCGGCCGGGCGCTGTGCCGGCCGGCGCGCCCTGTTGCTTGGGCCCCTTGGTCAGTGCGTCCATGGCAGCGCGGGTCGCCGGGGACTCGGCCAGCCCGCGCACATCGGGCAGCACGGTCTCGCGCGAAAGCGCCCAGGGACGCGCCGACAACTGCGCCAGCAGCAGTGTTCGTCCGACAGAACTGCCGAGCAGCACTGGCAGCGTTCCGCGCAACGCCCGGACCAATGCGATCGACGGCCGCAATGTGGCGCCGAAGACGACGAGCTCGCGGTCGCTCCAGAAGCCACCCGGGTCCAGCGCCACAGTGTCGCCGCCGATGCCCCGCCGTGCGAGTTCGAGCACCATTCGTCCGCCCATCGACTGGCCGACGGTCGAGACCCCGTCCAGTCCCTGGTCGCGGATGAAGTCCGCGACGGAGTCGGTCAAGGTGGCGATCGAAACCTCGCCGGTCAATGGCGGCGTCGCGCCGAACCCCGGAAGATCGACGGCGATGACCTCACGATGCTCGGCCAGCCCGTCGAGGATCGGGGACCAGGACCGCCACCCTGCCCCCAACCCGTGCACAAGCAACAGCGGATTGCCGCTCCCCCGCCTCACGTGATTCAATCCGTGATCGGTCGTCATGAGTATGCCCTTTCATCCGCGAGGCGAATCGATGTCGACGTCATCGCGTCACGTGGTGTCGCATCTGAGGGGTCTACCCCGCGTCTGCGATGGATATGCGCCGTGGCTGCGCACGAACTCCGAACGCAACCGGAGATCTCGCTGCCTCGCCGTCGGCCGGGGCCGACCGCGGGCTGAACCTGCGGTATCGCCTGCCCCGTGTGGCGCGGTCGAAGAATAGGCGTCGCCTGCCGCGGGTATCCCGTGTCCGTCACCGATTGAGACAACCCAGCGAGGAAAGAGACGGCACATGGCCGAAGAAACGAACGTTCTCGAGTTGCTCGCCCACGAACACCGGGGCGTCGACGAACTGTTCCAGCGGATCGACTTGATCGATGCCGGCGCACGTGAGCTAAGGCGGGACCTCGCCGACCAGGTCACGAGCATGCTCATCCGGCACACCGTCGCCGAAGAAGCCATCGTGTACCCGGCTCTCGCCGAACACGACGAGCGCGAGGCGGCCCGCGCACGTGACGACCACGCCGAGGTAGAAGCGGCGCTCAAAAAGCTCGAACAACTCTCAGCCGACAGCGATGAGTTCACCGATGTGCTGCGGACGGTCATCGATAACGTGCGTGAACACATCGCAGAAGAAGAAGGTCCCATGTTCGACGAGCTGCGCACGTCCTACTCCGAATAGGATCTGCTGGAGATGGGCGCCAAGGTACAACACCTCGAAAGCGTTGCGCCGACCCGCCCGCACCCGTCCGCACCGGACTCGCCCGCCGCCCACTTGATGATCGGGCCGGTGGCCAGATTGTTCGACCGTCTCCGCGACGCCGCCAGTGGGCGCACCACTGGATAGCACGCCGGACATCCCGGCCGACGTTCAACGGCATCGGCCGCCGTGCACGCACCAGCCGTGCAGCCCCGGCACGTCGGGCCCCGACGGACGCACAGTCGTGCAGAGATGAACCACATTCGGGAGGAAAAGCATATGCGGATCGGAGACCAGATCGGCGCCAAAGCAGCAGAACTGAAAAAGCGCGTCAACGCCACCACCGTCGACACCGACACGGATCAGGCCACTGATGACGATACATCGGACGACACCG is a window from the Tomitella gaofuii genome containing:
- a CDS encoding alpha/beta fold hydrolase; the protein is MRRGSGNPLLLVHGLGAGWRSWSPILDGLAEHREVIAVDLPGFGATPPLTGEVSIATLTDSVADFIRDQGLDGVSTVGQSMGGRMVLELARRGIGGDTVALDPGGFWSDRELVVFGATLRPSIALVRALRGTLPVLLGSSVGRTLLLAQLSARPWALSRETVLPDVRGLAESPATRAAMDALTKGPKQQGAPAGTAPGRITIGWGRRDLVTVPRQAARAAELFPDAVLHWFDRCGHFPQWDAPDDATRLILDNTT
- a CDS encoding hemerythrin domain-containing protein, giving the protein MAEETNVLELLAHEHRGVDELFQRIDLIDAGARELRRDLADQVTSMLIRHTVAEEAIVYPALAEHDEREAARARDDHAEVEAALKKLEQLSADSDEFTDVLRTVIDNVREHIAEEEGPMFDELRTSYSE